In Nerophis ophidion isolate RoL-2023_Sa linkage group LG03, RoL_Noph_v1.0, whole genome shotgun sequence, the following are encoded in one genomic region:
- the eif4eb gene encoding eukaryotic translation initiation factor 4eb, whose translation MATAGPETNPRPSLSDEDGAQESKGTGQEVVNRESYIKLPLQNRWSLWFFKNDKTKTWQANLRLISKFETVEDFWALYNHIQLSSNLMSGCDYSLFKDGIEPMWEDERNKRGGRWLITLNKQQRKLDLDRFWLETLLCLVGEAFDNYSDDVCGAVVNIRTKGDKIAVWTSNYDNREAVTHIGRVYKERLRLPMKMTIGYQSHSDTATKSGSTTKNKYVV comes from the exons GAAACCAATCCAAGGCCATCCTTGTCAGATGAGGATGGAGCTCAGGAGTCGAAGGGTACTGGCCAGGAAGTGGTGAACCGAGAATCCTACATCAAACTCCCCCTGCAAAACAG ATGGTCTCTGTGGTTCTTCAAGAATGACAAGACCAAAACATGGCAGGCTAACCTGCGGCTCATTTCAAAATTTGAAACAGTTGAAGATTTCTGGGC ACTCTACAATCATATCCAGTTGTCGAGCAATCTCATGTCAGGCTGTGATTACTCCCTTTTTAAG GATGGCATTGAGCCCATGTGGGAGGATGAGAGAAACAAGCGTGGAGGGCGCTGGCTGATCACACTCAACAAGCAGCAGAGGAAATTAGATCTGGATCGCTTCTGGTTGGAAACA CTCCTGTGCTTAGTCGGAGAGGCTTTTGACAACTACAGCGACGACGTTTGCGGAGCTGTGGTCAACATCCGCACAAAAGGAGATAAAATCGCTGTTTGGACATCGAACTATGACAACCGTGAAGCTGTGACACACATAGG GAGAGTTTACAAGGAGCGGTTGAGGCTCCCTATGAAGATGACTATTGGCTACCAATCTCACTCTGACACAGCAACCAAGAGTGGCTCGACCACCAAGAACAAATATGTTGTTTGA